The proteins below come from a single Rhodanobacter sp. LX-99 genomic window:
- a CDS encoding FimV/HubP family polar landmark protein, giving the protein MNCSLKLSMLIALALGGSQAMAMDLGQIQVKSALGQPLLAEIPLHPDSPAELQGLTVQLASSEEFARAGIVGGRTTIPLHFSVANAGAGHPVIRITSSAPVDDPFLDLLIEVNGKAGKSVREYAILLDPPNAQATTAVAATPAPSQPVQRPKAPVAAPVAARPKPVAPAPAPKPAAPVASNGQYGPVERGQTLSGIARSVAPAGVDVQQVMLALKQANPDAFYRDNINALKSGAVLRVPTSAEAQAMTIAAAVAEVRRQNSDWRAGVPGKPAVVADAATRASHSSAPVSAPDTGDRLALVPAKEGSSTGNRGSGAGDKASASLRQDLLRTQESLASLQQQSTDLKTRLKDLADINSKNERLLSLKDNEIAELQAKLAAARKAAGMPPAAASTAKAIAATTPAEADLETATASTAANAAAAPVAAGSTAAAVTTPAGASSVASTPASGASVVTTPIATPAPVKPVEKPASQPAAAEQPWYMQTWAWAAGAGAIVLLILLAMLGRRRKPGAAASKSAPSLADRFGSTSAADQDLLGDDVDQDELLDQLAEHPDDIGLHLELVTLYYSRRDVEHFEAAAEAMHAHITDPQQDEWQDVLHMGEDLVPGHPLFDHHVEPVAHDDAEARGEFDIDDYADESDAPTVVSSMPPLPSNGPKRVSEYNFNFDLTQAAAESASRPAPASDDATVVAPLAADRPAPAEPAASWHFDDADSTHQAADEGHDLGEFNDDPVDTKLDLARAYIDMGDAEGARAMLGEVVKEGSQMQRDVAKRLLDSLH; this is encoded by the coding sequence ATGAATTGTTCGTTGAAATTGTCGATGTTGATCGCGCTGGCACTGGGCGGCAGCCAGGCCATGGCCATGGATCTTGGCCAGATCCAGGTCAAGTCGGCGCTGGGACAGCCGCTGCTGGCCGAGATTCCCCTGCATCCCGACAGTCCGGCGGAGTTGCAGGGACTCACCGTCCAGCTGGCCTCCAGCGAGGAATTTGCCCGCGCGGGCATCGTCGGCGGGCGCACCACGATCCCGCTGCATTTCAGCGTGGCGAATGCCGGTGCCGGCCATCCGGTCATCCGCATCACCAGCAGCGCACCGGTGGACGATCCCTTCCTCGACCTGCTGATCGAAGTGAACGGCAAGGCCGGCAAGAGCGTGCGTGAGTACGCCATCCTGCTCGACCCGCCGAATGCGCAGGCGACAACGGCCGTCGCGGCCACGCCAGCGCCGAGCCAGCCCGTGCAGCGCCCGAAGGCTCCGGTCGCGGCGCCGGTGGCGGCCCGGCCCAAGCCGGTGGCACCGGCGCCAGCTCCGAAACCGGCGGCGCCGGTGGCCAGCAACGGCCAGTACGGTCCGGTCGAGCGCGGCCAGACGCTGTCGGGCATTGCGCGCAGCGTGGCACCCGCCGGCGTCGATGTGCAGCAGGTGATGCTGGCGCTGAAGCAGGCCAACCCGGACGCGTTCTACCGCGACAACATCAACGCGCTGAAGAGTGGTGCGGTGCTGCGCGTGCCGACGTCGGCCGAGGCGCAGGCCATGACGATCGCTGCCGCCGTCGCCGAAGTGCGCCGGCAGAACAGCGACTGGCGTGCCGGCGTGCCGGGCAAGCCCGCGGTCGTGGCGGATGCCGCGACCCGTGCCTCCCATTCCAGTGCGCCGGTCAGTGCACCGGATACCGGGGACCGGCTTGCGCTGGTGCCGGCGAAGGAAGGCAGCAGCACGGGAAACCGCGGCAGCGGGGCGGGCGACAAGGCCAGCGCCAGCCTTCGCCAGGACCTCCTGCGCACCCAGGAAAGCCTGGCCAGCCTGCAGCAGCAGAGCACCGACCTGAAGACCCGCCTGAAGGACCTGGCGGACATCAACAGCAAGAACGAGCGCCTGCTGTCGCTGAAGGACAACGAGATCGCCGAACTGCAGGCCAAGCTGGCCGCTGCGCGCAAGGCCGCCGGCATGCCGCCGGCGGCGGCCAGCACGGCGAAGGCCATCGCGGCGACGACGCCAGCGGAAGCCGACCTGGAAACCGCCACCGCCAGCACCGCCGCCAACGCAGCCGCGGCTCCGGTCGCCGCGGGTTCGACCGCGGCGGCGGTAACCACGCCGGCCGGCGCATCCAGCGTGGCCAGCACGCCGGCCAGCGGTGCGTCCGTGGTCACCACGCCGATCGCGACGCCGGCGCCGGTCAAGCCGGTGGAGAAGCCGGCCAGTCAACCGGCTGCCGCAGAGCAGCCGTGGTACATGCAGACCTGGGCCTGGGCGGCCGGGGCCGGCGCGATCGTGCTGCTGATCCTGCTGGCGATGCTGGGCCGTCGGCGCAAGCCGGGTGCCGCCGCCTCGAAGTCCGCGCCGTCGCTGGCGGACCGTTTCGGTTCGACGTCCGCCGCCGACCAGGACCTCCTCGGCGACGACGTCGACCAGGACGAGTTGCTCGACCAGCTGGCCGAACACCCGGACGACATCGGGCTGCACCTGGAGCTGGTCACCCTGTACTACTCGCGCCGCGACGTCGAGCATTTCGAGGCGGCGGCCGAGGCGATGCACGCCCATATCACCGACCCGCAGCAGGACGAGTGGCAGGACGTGCTGCACATGGGCGAGGACCTGGTGCCCGGTCATCCGCTGTTCGACCATCACGTCGAGCCGGTGGCGCATGACGACGCGGAGGCGCGCGGCGAGTTCGACATCGACGACTATGCGGACGAGAGCGATGCGCCCACGGTCGTCTCCTCGATGCCGCCGTTGCCGTCGAACGGGCCGAAACGGGTCAGCGAGTACAATTTCAATTTCGATCTGACCCAGGCCGCCGCCGAATCGGCGTCCCGTCCGGCGCCGGCATCGGACGATGCCACCGTGGTCGCGCCGCTGGCAGCGGATCGGCCGGCCCCTGCCGAGCCGGCCGCAAGCTGGCATTTCGACGATGCGGACAGCACGCACCAGGCGGCCGACGAAGGCCACGACCTGGGTGAGTTCAACGACGATCCGGTGGACACCAAGCTCGACCTGGCCCGCGCCTATATCGACATGGGTGACGCCGAAGGCGCCCGCGCCATGCTCGGCGAGGTGGTCAAGGAAGGCAGCCAGATGCAGAGGGACGTCGCCAAGCGCCTGCTCGACAGCCTGCACTGA
- a CDS encoding BREX-1 system adenine-specific DNA-methyltransferase PglX, which produces MTVSTAWAGGQAKSSPAAPAAVKSPSTAQQQLVRRQAEVKRLEQDLDRQESDSRQASERLQQQDQAIAELQKQLHELQARPASDSR; this is translated from the coding sequence ATGACCGTTTCAACGGCTTGGGCCGGTGGCCAGGCGAAGTCGTCGCCGGCCGCGCCGGCAGCGGTGAAGTCGCCATCGACAGCCCAGCAGCAGCTGGTCAGACGCCAGGCCGAGGTGAAGCGGCTGGAGCAGGACCTCGACCGGCAGGAATCGGACAGCAGGCAGGCCAGCGAGCGTCTGCAGCAGCAGGACCAGGCCATCGCCGAGCTGCAAAAGCAGCTGCATGAGCTGCAGGCCAGGCCGGCCTCGGACTCGCGTTAG
- a CDS encoding aspartate-semialdehyde dehydrogenase: MSQKSSYKVAMVGATGAVGETVLAILAEREFPVSELVPLASERSAGGKVSFGGKDITVQLLDTYDFAGVDIAFFSAGGSVSREHAPRAAAAGAVVIDNTSEFRYQDDIPLVISEVNPHAIAQYTSRGIIANPNCSTMQMLVALAPIHRAVQIERINVATYQSVSGAGRSGMEELGRETAALLNFQSVEPGKKFPAQIAFNVIPQIDDFQPNGYTKEEMKLVWETRKILEDESIQVNPTAVRVPVFYGHSEAVHIETSDKITAEQARELLRQAPGVVLVDERKPGGYPTPVGEAAGNDAVFVGRIREDISHERGLDLWIVSDNIRKGAALNAVQIAELLIEDYL, encoded by the coding sequence ATGAGTCAGAAGAGCAGTTACAAGGTCGCCATGGTCGGCGCCACCGGCGCGGTCGGCGAGACCGTGCTGGCGATCCTCGCCGAGCGCGAGTTCCCGGTCAGCGAGCTGGTGCCGCTGGCGAGCGAGCGTTCGGCCGGCGGCAAGGTCAGCTTCGGCGGCAAGGACATCACCGTGCAGCTGCTGGATACCTACGATTTCGCCGGCGTCGACATCGCCTTCTTCTCGGCTGGCGGTTCGGTCAGTCGCGAGCACGCGCCGCGCGCGGCGGCGGCTGGCGCGGTGGTGATCGACAACACCTCGGAGTTCCGCTACCAGGACGACATCCCGCTGGTGATCAGCGAGGTCAATCCGCACGCGATCGCCCAGTACACCAGCCGCGGCATCATCGCCAACCCGAATTGCTCGACCATGCAGATGCTGGTGGCGCTGGCGCCGATCCACCGCGCGGTGCAGATCGAGCGGATCAACGTGGCCACCTACCAGTCGGTATCCGGTGCCGGCCGCAGCGGGATGGAGGAGCTGGGGCGGGAGACCGCGGCCTTGCTGAACTTCCAAAGCGTGGAGCCGGGCAAGAAATTCCCGGCCCAGATCGCGTTCAATGTGATTCCGCAGATCGACGATTTCCAGCCGAACGGCTACACCAAGGAGGAAATGAAGCTGGTGTGGGAGACCCGCAAGATCCTGGAAGACGAGTCGATCCAGGTGAACCCGACCGCGGTACGCGTGCCGGTGTTCTATGGCCATTCCGAGGCAGTGCATATCGAGACCAGCGACAAGATCACCGCCGAACAGGCCCGCGAACTGCTGCGGCAGGCGCCGGGCGTGGTGCTGGTGGACGAGCGCAAGCCGGGCGGCTATCCGACCCCGGTGGGCGAGGCGGCCGGCAACGACGCGGTGTTCGTGGGGCGCATCCGCGAGGACATTTCGCACGAGCGCGGGCTGGACCTGTGGATCGTCTCGGACAATATCCGCAAAGGCGCGGCGCTGAATGCGGTGCAGATCGCCGAATTGCTGATCGAGGATTATCTCTAA
- a CDS encoding D-glycerate dehydrogenase translates to MTDKPRVWVSRPTFPGIVARLEPHFEVTVEPEERKFSPSELAARLATQDAAIVGLKDRIGAAEIAGAHRLRIVANLGVGHDNLDLDALSAAGIAASNTADVLNESVADYAWALLLGSARRMNAAERWLRAGHWKATEFKAWLGTDVRGRTLGILGMGRIGQAIAHRAVGFGMPVLYHNRSPLPEATERACNARFVDKQQLLRESDFLVLVLPLTPQTRHAIGAPELALMKPTAVLVNVARGGIVDDKALTAALRERRLAAAGLDVFEGEPALYPGLLELDNVVLSPHIASASTETRRAMTALAVDNVLALFGHGPHAGRPPTILNPNVLA, encoded by the coding sequence ATGACTGACAAGCCCCGCGTCTGGGTCTCGCGTCCCACCTTCCCGGGCATCGTCGCCCGGCTCGAACCGCACTTCGAGGTGACGGTCGAGCCGGAGGAACGCAAGTTCAGTCCGTCCGAGCTGGCGGCCAGGCTGGCGACGCAGGACGCCGCGATCGTGGGCCTGAAGGACCGCATCGGCGCGGCGGAAATCGCCGGTGCGCATCGGCTGCGCATCGTCGCCAATCTCGGCGTCGGCCACGACAACCTCGACCTGGACGCGCTCAGTGCCGCCGGCATCGCCGCCTCCAATACCGCCGACGTGCTCAACGAAAGCGTGGCCGACTACGCCTGGGCGCTGCTGCTCGGCTCCGCGCGGCGCATGAATGCGGCCGAGCGCTGGCTGCGTGCCGGGCACTGGAAGGCCACCGAGTTCAAGGCGTGGCTGGGCACCGACGTGCGCGGCCGCACGCTGGGCATCCTCGGCATGGGCCGGATCGGCCAGGCGATCGCGCACCGTGCGGTCGGCTTCGGCATGCCGGTGCTGTACCACAACCGCTCGCCGCTGCCCGAGGCGACCGAGCGGGCCTGCAACGCGCGCTTCGTCGACAAGCAGCAACTGCTGCGCGAATCCGATTTCCTGGTGCTGGTACTGCCGTTGACGCCGCAGACCCGGCACGCCATCGGCGCGCCCGAACTGGCGCTGATGAAACCGACCGCAGTGCTGGTGAACGTGGCCCGCGGCGGCATCGTGGATGACAAGGCGTTGACCGCGGCCCTGCGCGAGCGGCGACTGGCTGCGGCCGGGCTGGACGTGTTCGAAGGCGAGCCGGCGCTGTATCCGGGCCTGCTCGAACTGGACAACGTCGTGCTCAGCCCGCATATCGCCAGCGCCAGCACCGAAACGCGCCGTGCAATGACCGCCCTGGCCGTGGACAATGTGCTGGCGCTGTTCGGCCATGGCCCGCATGCCGGGCGGCCGCCCACGATCCTCAATCCCAACGTGCTGGCCTGA
- the aroC gene encoding chorismate synthase has product MSSNSFGKLFTVTTFGESHGPAIGCVIDGCPPGLAISVEEFRSDLDRRATGRSRYTSQRHEADEVEILSGVYEGKTTGTPIALLIRNTDQRSKDYGDIASSFRPGHADYTYWQKYGIRDPRGGGRSSARETTMRVAAAVVAKKWLDEHYGVRVRGYLAQIGDVVPNAFDWDAVEQNPFFWPDAAQVPALENYINALRKSGDSVGARVNVVADGVPPGWGEPIYGKLDGDLASALMSINAVKGVEIGDGFAAVAQRGSEHRDEMSMDGFASNHAGGILGGISSGQPVIASIALKPTSSILIPGRSVNLAGEPVEVVTKGRHDPCVGIRATPIAEAMVALVLIDHALRHRAQCGDVGAVAPRIP; this is encoded by the coding sequence GTGTCCAGCAATTCCTTCGGCAAACTGTTCACCGTCACCACCTTCGGCGAAAGCCACGGGCCGGCGATCGGCTGCGTGATCGACGGCTGCCCGCCGGGACTGGCGATCAGCGTGGAGGAATTCCGCAGCGATCTCGATCGCCGCGCCACCGGTCGCAGCCGCTACACCTCGCAGCGGCACGAGGCGGACGAGGTGGAAATTCTTTCCGGCGTGTACGAAGGCAAGACCACCGGCACGCCGATCGCGCTGCTGATCCGCAACACCGACCAGCGCAGCAAGGACTACGGCGACATCGCGTCGAGCTTCCGTCCCGGCCACGCCGACTACACCTACTGGCAGAAGTACGGCATCCGCGATCCGCGCGGCGGCGGGCGTTCCTCGGCGCGCGAGACCACCATGCGCGTGGCCGCGGCGGTGGTCGCCAAGAAGTGGCTGGACGAGCATTACGGCGTGCGCGTGCGCGGTTACCTGGCGCAGATCGGCGACGTCGTGCCGAATGCGTTCGACTGGGACGCGGTGGAGCAGAACCCGTTCTTCTGGCCCGACGCGGCGCAGGTGCCGGCGCTGGAGAACTACATCAACGCGCTGCGCAAGTCCGGCGACTCGGTCGGCGCGCGCGTCAACGTGGTCGCCGACGGCGTGCCGCCAGGCTGGGGCGAGCCGATCTACGGCAAGCTCGACGGCGATCTGGCCAGTGCGCTGATGTCGATCAACGCGGTCAAGGGCGTGGAGATCGGCGATGGCTTCGCCGCGGTCGCCCAGCGCGGCAGCGAGCATCGCGACGAAATGAGCATGGACGGCTTCGCGTCCAATCATGCCGGCGGCATCCTCGGCGGCATCAGCAGCGGCCAGCCGGTGATCGCCTCGATCGCGTTGAAGCCGACTTCCAGCATCCTGATCCCCGGCCGCAGCGTGAATCTGGCCGGAGAACCTGTGGAGGTGGTGACCAAGGGCCGCCACGATCCCTGCGTCGGCATCCGCGCCACCCCGATCGCCGAGGCGATGGTGGCGCTGGTGCTGATCGACCACGCGCTGCGCCATCGCGCCCAGTGCGGCGACGTGGGGGCGGTGGCGCCGCGCATTCCGTGA